The window GGACGTGTGGGGCCGCGCCAAGAGTTCGAGCCGCCCGCCCATGGAGTGGATGGGCCACCCGGTCGAGCCCAGGGGCGACGGTTCGCTGATGCCGGGCATGGCGACCGACACCGAGCTGGACGCACTGCGGACGGCGAAGGGCAAGGACGCCGAGGTGATGTATCTCCGGCTGATGACCGTGCACCACCGGGCCGGTGCCGAGATGGCACAGGCGGCGGCCGCCGGGGCGGGCACCGGCGAGATCAGGAACCTGGCGGCGGGCATGGTCCGTGGCCAGCAGTCGGAGATCGCGCTGATGGCGGACATGCTCGAGGAGCGCGGCGCCACGGCGTGAGCCGGACGGTCCGGGCTCGGTGGTCCCGCACGCAGGGATCACCGAGCCGGGGCCGGAGCACGCTCCGGACCGTACTGACGTACGGCATCGCATAGGCTCATCAGCGATATGAAGAGCAACCTCACGACGCTGGGGCCCAAGGCCGACAAGGACACCGTGCGACGGAGCAACCTCAGCCTGGTACTGCGCGCCGTCCGTGACGAGGGCGACCGCGAGGCGACCAGGGCCGGGGTGGCCGCGCGCGTGGGGCTGACCCGTGCCGCCGTGTCCTCGCTGGTCGAGCAACTGCTCGACAGCGGGTTCCTGACCGAGTCGGGCAAGACGTTCAGCGGGCAGGCCGGGCGCCCCGGCACCGCACTCAAGGTGGCGCGCACCGGCCCCGCCGGGCTCGGCGTGGAGGTCAACATCGACTATGTGTCGGTGTGCGTCGTCGATCTGGCCGGCACCGGCCGGGTCCGGCTGACCGAGCACCTCGACAACCGGGGCGCACCGCCCGCCGAGGTGCTGGCGCGGGCCGCCGGGATCGCGGCGCGCACCCTGGAATCGGCGGCCGAGCAGGAGCTGTTCCCGGTCGGGGTGGCGCTCGCGCTGCCCGGTCTGGTGTCGGGCGGCGCGGTGCGCCAGGCACCCAACCTGGGCTGGAACCAGGTTCCGGCCGAGGAACTCTTCGCCGCCTCGCTGGCCGCGCTGCGTCCCGGCCGCGCGGAACTTCCGGTGAGTTCGGAGAACGAGGCCAATCTGGCGGCGCTGGCCGAGCTCTGGTTCGGCGGCCTCGACGAGGTCCGCAGCTTTCTGTACCTGACGGGTGAGATCGGCGTCGGCGGCGCCCTGGTCATCGACGGTGAACTGCTGCGCGGTGCGCACGGGTTCGCCGGGGAGATCGGGCATGTGGTGGTCGACGCGGACGGGCCGGAGTGCCGGTGCGGTTCGCGTGGCTGCCTGGAGCAGTACGCGGGTCAGTCGGCGCTCCTGCGGGCGGCCGGGATCGAGGAGACCGGCCGTGGCAGCGGGGTGGCCGAGCTGGAGCGGCGCACCCGGGCCGGGGACGAGCGGGCGGTGGCTGCGGTGGCCGAGGCCGGCCGGATGCTGGGCCGGGTGCTCTCCGGGGCGGTGAATCTGCTCGACCCGGACGCGGTGGTGCTCGGCGGGATCTACCGGGGTCTGATGCCGTGGCTGTCGGCGCCCGCCGACGAGGAGCTCACGGGCAGGGTGGTGTCCGGGCTGTGGTCCCGGAGCTGCGGGCGGCTGCGCGCCTCGTCGGTCGCGGGCGACGCTGCGCGGGGTGCGGCGGCGCTGGTGATGCAGGACGTGCTGGCCGACCCCGCGGCGTACGCGGCGAAGGCCGTGGGCTGACCGCAGGGGATGTGCGCGCGGCGGGCCGAACCGGGGTGTGCGGCCGCCGGACCTGTCCGGCGGCCGCGCCCTGGCGTCAGCGGACGCCGAGCAGGTGGTCCAGCGCCAGCTGGTCCAACGCCTCGAACGCCATGCTGCGCTCCGCCGCCGCGGTCACATCGAAGTCCTCGTACGCCGACCGATCGGCCAGCAGCCCCGCCACGCCGTCCTCGGCGGTGGGCAGGGCCAGCTCGTCGAGCCGGGACGCGCGCAGCGCCTCCTGGACGGCCGGGTCGGCGCGGAAGGCGGCGGCCCGCTCCTTGAGGATCAGGTAGTTGCGCATGCAGCCGGCGGCCGACGCCCAGACTCCGTCGTAGCCCTCGGTCCGCGGCGGCTTGAAGTCGAAGTGGCGCGGGCCCTCGTATCCGGCGGTCTCCAGGAGGTCGACGAGCCAGAAGGCCTGGCGCAGGTCGCCGGCGCCGAAACGGAGGTCCTGGTCGTACTTGATGCCGGACTGGCCGTTGAGGTCGATGTGGTAGAGCTTGCCGGCCCACAGGGCCTGCGCGATGCCGTGCGGGAAGTTCAGCCCGGCCATCTGCTCGTGGCCGACCTCCGGGTTCACGCCGTACATCTCCGGGCGCTCCAGGCGCTCGATGAACGCGAGGGCGTGACCGACGGTGGGCAGCAGGATGTCGCCGCGCGGCTCGTTCGGCTTCGGCTCGATCGCGAACCGCAGGTCGTAGCCCTGCTCGACGACGTACTCACCGAGCAGGTCGAAGGCCTCCTTCATCCGGTCCAGCGCCACCCGCACGTCCTTCGCGCCACCGGACTCCGCGCCCTCGCGGCCGCCCCACGCCACGTAGGTCTCGGCGCCGAGCTCGACGGCGAGGTCGATGTTGCGGATGACCTTGCGCAGCGCGTACCGCCGCACGTCCCGGTCGTTCGAGGTGAAGCCGCCGTCCTTGAACACCGGGTGGGTGAACAGGTTCGTCGTCGCCATGGGCACGACGAGACCGGCCGCGTCCAGCGCCTGCCGGAACCGCTTCACGAGGCCTTCGCGCTCGGTGTCCGTGGAGCCGAACGGGATCAGGTCGTCGTCATGGAAGGTCACACCGTACGCACCGAGCTCCGCGAGCCGCTGGACGGACTCGACCGGGTCGAGCGCCGCGCGGGTCGCGTCGCCGAACGGGTCGCGTCCCTGCCAGCCCACCGTCCACAGACCGAACGTGAATCGGTCTCCAGGGGTGGGCGTGAAGCGTTCCGTCATCGTCTGACCACCTTCGGTGCAGTCGGGTCCGCAACCGATCGAGGTCGTGAACCCCTATTTGTTCAGTGTCATGATTAATCTTGCACGGCACCCCTCCGTGCCGTAACCCCTCGTCACCCATCGCATCCGCGAATCGGGGGACGCCCCTGGTCCGAACGCACGCGATCGCGTAATTTGTTTGCAGCACGACCAAATCGGTCGCACCTGTGCCCACCAGCACACCAGTGCATCCACACCCGCACCGCGAGAATGAGGTAACCCATGCCGCCGCGTACCGTCGTCATCGGCGTGGACAGCTCCACCCAGTCCACCAAGGCGGCCTTCGTCGACGCCGCCACCGGTCAGCTGCTCGCCGTCGGACGTGCCCCGCACGTCGTCACGGGTGAGGCGGGGGCCCGCGAGACCGACCCCGAGGTGTGGTGGCAGGCGCTGCGCGCCGCCGTCGCCGCCGGGCTGAAGGAGTCCGGCGTACCCGCCGCGGACGTCACCGGTATCGCGGTGGCCGGTCAGCAGCACGGCCTGGTCGTCCTCGACCGTGAGGGCCGGCCGCTGCGGCCCGCCCTGTTGTGGAACGACACCCGCTCCGCCCCGCAGGCCGCCGCTCTCACCGCCGCACTGGGCGGTGCGGCCGCCTGGACCGCCCGCACCGGATCGGTGCCGGTGGCCGCCATGACCGCGTCGAAGTGGCAGTGGCTGCGCGAGAACGAGCCGGAGACCGCCGCCGCGACCGCGGCGATCCGCCTCCCGCACGACTTCCTCACCGAACGGCTGACGGGCGTGGCCGTCACCGACCCCGGCGACGCGTCGGGCACCTGCTGGTACTCCACCGCCACCGGTGCGTACGACCCCGAGCTTCTCGAACTGCTGGGTCTGGACCCCGCATTGCTGCCCGAGGTGGCCACAACCGGAGCGGCCCGGGCCGGTTCACTGACCGCCGAGGTGGCACAGACTCTGGGGCTGCCGGCCGGGATCGCCGTGGCGGCGGGCACCGGGGACAACATGAGCGCCGCGGTCGGCCTCGGTCTGGGCGGTGCCGGACTGCTGGACCACCCCGTGCTCAGCCTCGGCACCTCGGGTACGGTCTTCGCCGCCTCCGGGGCCCGGCCCGCATCGGCGGCGCTCTCCGGTTTCGCCGCGGCGGACGGTACCTACCTCCCGCTGGCCTGCACGCTCAACTGCACGCTCGCCGTGGACAAGGTCGCCGCCCTGCTCGGCCTGGACCGCAACGACACGGCACCCGGCGGTGAGGCGGTACTCCTCCCCTACCTCGACGGCGAACGCACCCCCGACCTGCCCACGGCCTCCGGCCTGCTCACCGGCCTCCGGCACGACACCACCCCGCAGCAACTCCTCGGCGCCGCCTACGAAGGCGCGGTCGTCACCGTGCTGCGCGCCCTCGACGAACTGCTGCGGGCCTGCGGGCTCGACCCGGCCGACCCCGAGGTGGCCGCCCGGCCGCTCCGTCTGATCGGCGGCGGCGCGCAGGGGCACGCCTGGGTGGAGACGGTGCGACGGCTTTCCGGACGCCCCGTCGTCGTGCCCGGCAGCGGCGAACTGGTGGCGCTGGGCGCGGCCGCACTCGCCCAGGCTGCGGCCACCGGCCAGGACCCGGTCGCGATCGCCACCGGATGGGACACCGGTGACGACACCCAACTGCCGCCCGTCGAAAGGGACACGAAGACCTGGGAGCGGGTCGGCTCGGTCCTGGAGCGGGCCGCGGAGCCACTGCTGGGCGGGCTCAAGTAGCGCGGCGACACCGCGCGTTCACCGGGTGGTGCAGCCCCCGGTCACGCATTTGTCGCCAATCGCCGGACGGGCTCGATCGCCGGTTTGGGGATGCCATGTGATCTTCACTAGTATCCGGCGATGATCATAAGACGAAGGCTGACGGTCGGGGTGGGCATTCTGCTTGCCACCCTGACCGCCGGCCTCGGCACGGCCCTCCCCGCCGCCGCCGACGAAGCCCCCACCAAAGCCTCCCCCAAGGTCGAGCTGGTACTCGACGTCAGCGGCTCCATGCGGACCCGTGACATCGACGGCCAGTCCCGGATGACCGCGGCGAAGCAGGCGTTCAACGAGGTCCTGGACGCGGTGCCCGAGCAGGTGCAGCTCGGCATCCGGACCCTCGGCGCCGACTACCCGGGCGACGACCGGAAGGTCGGCTGCAAGGACACCCAGCAGCTCTACCCGGTCGGCCCGC is drawn from Streptomyces sp. NBC_01717 and contains these coding sequences:
- a CDS encoding ROK family protein; this translates as MKSNLTTLGPKADKDTVRRSNLSLVLRAVRDEGDREATRAGVAARVGLTRAAVSSLVEQLLDSGFLTESGKTFSGQAGRPGTALKVARTGPAGLGVEVNIDYVSVCVVDLAGTGRVRLTEHLDNRGAPPAEVLARAAGIAARTLESAAEQELFPVGVALALPGLVSGGAVRQAPNLGWNQVPAEELFAASLAALRPGRAELPVSSENEANLAALAELWFGGLDEVRSFLYLTGEIGVGGALVIDGELLRGAHGFAGEIGHVVVDADGPECRCGSRGCLEQYAGQSALLRAAGIEETGRGSGVAELERRTRAGDERAVAAVAEAGRMLGRVLSGAVNLLDPDAVVLGGIYRGLMPWLSAPADEELTGRVVSGLWSRSCGRLRASSVAGDAARGAAALVMQDVLADPAAYAAKAVG
- the xylA gene encoding xylose isomerase; the protein is MTERFTPTPGDRFTFGLWTVGWQGRDPFGDATRAALDPVESVQRLAELGAYGVTFHDDDLIPFGSTDTEREGLVKRFRQALDAAGLVVPMATTNLFTHPVFKDGGFTSNDRDVRRYALRKVIRNIDLAVELGAETYVAWGGREGAESGGAKDVRVALDRMKEAFDLLGEYVVEQGYDLRFAIEPKPNEPRGDILLPTVGHALAFIERLERPEMYGVNPEVGHEQMAGLNFPHGIAQALWAGKLYHIDLNGQSGIKYDQDLRFGAGDLRQAFWLVDLLETAGYEGPRHFDFKPPRTEGYDGVWASAAGCMRNYLILKERAAAFRADPAVQEALRASRLDELALPTAEDGVAGLLADRSAYEDFDVTAAAERSMAFEALDQLALDHLLGVR
- the xylB gene encoding xylulokinase — encoded protein: MPPRTVVIGVDSSTQSTKAAFVDAATGQLLAVGRAPHVVTGEAGARETDPEVWWQALRAAVAAGLKESGVPAADVTGIAVAGQQHGLVVLDREGRPLRPALLWNDTRSAPQAAALTAALGGAAAWTARTGSVPVAAMTASKWQWLRENEPETAAATAAIRLPHDFLTERLTGVAVTDPGDASGTCWYSTATGAYDPELLELLGLDPALLPEVATTGAARAGSLTAEVAQTLGLPAGIAVAAGTGDNMSAAVGLGLGGAGLLDHPVLSLGTSGTVFAASGARPASAALSGFAAADGTYLPLACTLNCTLAVDKVAALLGLDRNDTAPGGEAVLLPYLDGERTPDLPTASGLLTGLRHDTTPQQLLGAAYEGAVVTVLRALDELLRACGLDPADPEVAARPLRLIGGGAQGHAWVETVRRLSGRPVVVPGSGELVALGAAALAQAAATGQDPVAIATGWDTGDDTQLPPVERDTKTWERVGSVLERAAEPLLGGLK
- a CDS encoding DUF305 domain-containing protein, whose amino-acid sequence is MGAAGAAVLLLALGLVALMFVRPTSSSTPQEADRAAVPADASVDVGFARDMSIHHQQAVEMSFIVRDRTADEDVRRLAYDIINTQANQRGMMLGWLDVWGRAKSSSRPPMEWMGHPVEPRGDGSLMPGMATDTELDALRTAKGKDAEVMYLRLMTVHHRAGAEMAQAAAAGAGTGEIRNLAAGMVRGQQSEIALMADMLEERGATA